The following is a genomic window from Perognathus longimembris pacificus isolate PPM17 chromosome 20, ASM2315922v1, whole genome shotgun sequence.
ACTCCTCAGGACTGAGTACCAGCACTAGAGAGACTCCTCAGGACTGAGTATCAGCACAAGAGAGACCTCTCAGGACTGAATACTGGTTGCTGGCGCTACTGGGGACAGGTAGTAACTTAAATGATCCCAGGCCACTAGGTCCTAGCATTGACCACTCTGCTACTGTATGGAACGAAGCAGAGCCAGTGTGCAAACCAAGGTGGCTGTGTGCTGATGAACCTTTATTCAGAGAAACAAAAGGCGGGCCATCTTGGCCCGGGGGCCAGTCATTGCTGGTTGGCCCTGGCTCAGTGTCACTAAGTCTACTCGACCACATGACACAcatgccctgtgtgtgtgtgcatgtgtgtgcttgtatgtgtgtgtgcatggatgtgtgtgccagtatgctAGGATTCAGTCTCAGCTCAGCAattgtctgcgtgtgtgtgtgcgaaCGCGCATGTGTGTGGCTGGTGCACGCCCTGGGGATGCACTCCTGGGGATGGCGCCAGGTGCCTTCCTGCCCCCCTGGGGGGGCTTACCTGACGGTCTGGTTGGCCAGCCAGCCTGCGTCACACTGGTGGAAGCCGTCCTCGTAGGCAGCCTGCAGCTGCTCGGCCGAGGCGATGACCGTTCTGTTCTGCAGGCAGGCCCACTGGGCCTGGTCAAAGTACAGGGTGTACCTGGTGGAGCTGGACCGGTAGTGGAACACGATGCCTGCCGGGCATGTGGGGTGGAGCTCAGGCCCAAGCTCCAGCCACGGACCTCAGggactgcctgggctgggctgctgCCCACATTTGTCTGTGctcctcaatcctcagatgtcagactcctgggtagctaggattacagtcctggaGTCACCAGCAGCTCGCCTcttctatatgtatatacattttatgtatttatttacctatctgtcagtagttgtacaaaggagctgccacaccacaaagcagttcatgaatgtaATGCacattgatcagtgtcacccctttcatcattgtcTCCtacagtcttttctttcttcttttctttctttttgagaaaaactctcttctaggggctggggatgtggcttagtggtagagtgcttgcctagcatgcatgaagccctgggttcaattcctcagatacacactgtggctcaaggggtagagtgctagcctgaagcaaaaaagctcagggatagttcccacgccctgaattcaagcccgaacactggcaaaaagaaaaaaaaaattcttttcttgtttgttttcatggTGCTTGGCGCTGGAATCCAGCCAGGTTTTGcagcttgcttagcaagcaaggCTTCTGCCACTGAGCCTGAGCCACACCCACTCCCCGGTTTTGGAGACGGGgccagagacaccccccccatACCAAGCTCGCCCACCCCAGTAGATCAGCCTAGCCCTCAGCGTCTAAGCCACGCCCACAGAAACAAGCCACGCCCACTTCAGCTCAGCCTCATCCAGCAAGCTCATTCTGCCCCAATGGgtcagccacgcccccagcatcTCAGTCCCGCCCCGCGACTGCAGCCACGCCCTCAAACAGAGCGGCCACGCCCCGAATCGCCTTGGTCCCGCCCCCATCCCGCTTCTGATTGGCCTGGGCGGAGCCGGTGGGCGGGCCGAGCGGCCCTATTTAATTCCGTCGGGCACCTGGAAGGAGCTAGAACCTGTCCAGCAGCCCTTCGGTATCTGGGTTCTATCTCGTCCCTTCCCGTTGTCTCCGAGCATGCCGGGGCCCCGTGTGCTGGCCGCGATATGCGGCGCACTGCTCTGCGCCTCCGGCCTCCTGGCCGACACCGGTAAGTCCCACGCGCCGCTTTCCAGCCGCCCCGAAGTTCTCAGGGCGCCTCCCGCCACCTCCACAGTGGGCAGACTTGGCGGGAGCGTGGGGCGCCCTGCGCGAGGGGCAGGGCGCTGCCCAGCCTGGCCGGGGACCCCGGCACCGTCGGCCTCTGCTGTGCGCGGGGCTTTGCGGGCCGTGCTGGCTGGAGCCCGGCGCCTGGTGCGGGGACACGCGGTGGCCGCCCTGCCGCCCCCAGAGATGAGCCACACACACAACAGAGGAATCCGCTGCCAGACCTCTCTTTTCCTGTCTGTGAAATGAGGCCAGTGAATCCGGTCTGGAAGATTCTGGGGCTTGTGTGCTTCTCCccaccactccccccaccccacctctgacCCTAACCCGGCATGCTGGGCTGTACCTGGAGACTTGTGTGTCCCACTTGTGGAGTGGGGCCGGGCTCGCGGCGAGGTGCAccctggggcggggagggcctTGGGAAAGGCTGGCCACGTCCTGATGCTGGTGGCCTTGGTTATGCTGCCTTATCTTTCTGGCCTCCTTCCCAGCTCCCATGCCCCCGGTGGATAGCTGGGCCTCCctgcaggctgctgatggtgtgtgtggcgggggctGGGCGGGCCCGGCCAGAAGGCTCTTCTCTCCATCTTTGTCTCCTACAAAAGGGATTGACTGGGGCTGTGGAGTGTGCTGCAGGACCCAGCTCTGCCATCCCGGGACTGGAAGGTGGAAGGTGGCAGGGACCTGGGCTACACTGGAATGGGATTAGCTCCTGCTGAGGTGCTTCTAGCAAAGTCCAGGCCTGCTCACTGCCGTGTCAGGGGTTCTGTGCACTGCTGACCAAGCCCCTGCTCCCAAAGGGAGGATCCCAGGTCCCCTGCAGTGGCCCCTTTGCTTTGTCTCCAGCGAAGCCCTTGAACTCGCAAGGGGGCACCATGGCCACTCAGCCTCCTGCAGACTGCAGTATGCCCCTGGGCATGGAGGGCGGCGCCATCGGTGACTGGCAGCTCTCCGCCTCATCCTTGCATATGGGCTTTGTGGGCCTGCAGCGCTGGGGCCCGGAGCTGGCCCGCCTGCGGCGCAGCGGCCTAGTCAATGCCTGGACGGCCAGCAACCACGACCAGAAGCCCTGGATCCAGGTGTGGAGGGCAGAGGGCAAGGAAGAGAGGGGGTGAGGCCGACGTGAGCTTGTACTAGGGCCTCCAAGTGACAGGTGACCACGGCGGAGGGTCTGCAGTTAGACAGCAAGGGGCCCGAATGCGGGGGGAGTCAGTACCCAGCTGTGCAGGATCCCCCATGAGACCTGGGTGGGAGGCTCTGGCCCTTGTGGGCTTTCCCTTTTCATGGACCTTATAGTCCCCAGGGAGGAGATAAGTCCCTAGGGAGGAGagagtcctcccctcccctctgccctaaGCAGAGAGGTCCCCAGGGAGGAGTTAGGGCCCCCCAGGACTGCTTTCCACCCAGCTGCCCAGCTGCCCCTCTGGTTCTGCCGGTTGTCCCTCTCTGAGTGGGTGGATCTTGGGTTAAAGAACCCAGGAGATGAAGACTGTGTGCCCTGGTCCTGGTCTAGGTGAATCTGCTTCGGAAGATGCGGGTGACCGGTGTAGTGACGCAAGGTGCCAGCCGCGCTGGGACACCCGAGTATCTGAAGACCTTCAAGGTAGCCTACAGCCTCGATGGACACAAGTTCCAGTTCATCCAGGACGAAGAGGGGTCTGGAGACAAGGTAGCCCCATGAGAGGCCTGAAGAAGGGCCCGAGTCAGTACCCTCCCCCCGGGGGAGGGGTCCCTCAGGGAGGCAAATCgttctgggtgggtgggggtcatGAGGTGAGTTGCTCCTGAATTTAGAAACAGAGACCCAAATTGCTCCAGTCTTTACTTCATGGATGAGGCTAGGGAGGCTTGGAGCAGCGTTGTGGGTGCTGGTTGTGGTGGCACTGGGTTTCATCTGGGTCTTCAGGGCGACCACAGACAGTTGGTGCAGGCTGCAGACTACTCAAGAATGCACCAGCAGTAAAGATGTTGCAAGTTGTGTCCTTGTGGGTGACAACAGTGTTGAGGAAAGCAGTGCCCTTTCTAGATGGGGTTGTAGGTGGGTGGCCCTGTGTGGCTTATGCGTGAGCTGGTCTCATGATGGCCAGGGAGGTGAATGAAAAAGAACTTGAATTGAGAGCTGCTACCGGAGCCCCTGTGGCTTTCTCCTAGTGCTGGTCTGCCTCCCAGGCCCCAAAGAAACACCTGGAATGGGGGGGCCCCACATCCCGGAACTGTGCCTCCAGCCTAGTCCCTTCTCTCCCAGGAGTTTGAGGGCAACATGGACAATAACAGCCCGAAGATCAACATGTTCAAGACCCCTCTGGAGACGCAGTATGTGCGGCTATTCCCCGTGGACTGCCGCCGCGGTTGTACCCTGCGCTTTGAGCTTCTGGGCTGCGAGTTGAATGGTGAGTCTGGGCATGCCTTCTCCAATGGTCATCTCAACCAGTGATGTCCCGGGGACCTGATCCACACGAAACACATACCAGCATAGCTTGCCCCTCTCCCAGGCATTCTGGTGTGTGAAGGAGAGTTTTCAAAGgttttcttttgtgcctgtaccaaggcttgaacttagagcctcaagcTTGCagttagctttcttgctcatggctggtgccccACCATTTGAGCTGTGCTTCTTgtctactatttttctttttctggtgtaTTGAAGATAATCTTGCAGAGGtttctgcgtaggctggctttgacctacaATCCTCCATGTTccagcctccaagtagctaggattacaggtgtgagtcagcaAGCCTGGCTGATTTTCCAAGTATTCTTCCTCATTCACGTGGTTTCCTGAGGGggtggcaggtgtgtgtgtgtgtgtgtgtgtgtgtgtgtgtgtgtgtgtgtgtgtggcagttgTCTGTGTTTTTGCAAGGGTGAGCTCCCTGTGGGCTGACAACCTGTCTGTATTGTGAATGTGAGTGTGCAGAGCACACAGATAAATCTACAGCAGGTGGATGAGTGAGGGTGGGGAGAGATCCCAGGCCCCTTATCATTAGGGTGCCCAGCTGAGGGGTGCAGAGCACGGGGTAGATCCTGAGCTCTGACCCACCATGCAGCCCACTCTAGACCAACACCGTGCAGCTCGGAGCTGCCACTTCTCACTGCCTCTGCAGAGACTCCAGGTAGACTGGGGCTCAGGAAGGGACAGGTTTCTGCTGCCCCAGGAAAGCTGCAAGTtgggtgcctggctttttttcctttgaagccacagtgccacctgctGTCTTGTCCTGGGGACTGCAGGGTGTGCCAGGCATCCAGGCCTCTTCAGGAGTGCTTGTTATGGCTGTGGGCGTGGCCGTGGGTGTGGCCACGGGCATGGCTTAGGTTAGGAGTCCAGAAAACCACTGGGGAGGGATTATTTAACTGAATACAGCTCCTTGGGAACAAGGTAGGTAGTGTCACCCCCCGACCTCATGGGATGTGCATTCTTGTGAGGGAGGCTAACTCCAGATCAGGAGCAAACGGAAGGGCTGAGAGCTCCCAAGAGCTTTGAAACCCCCTCAGCATGGGCAGGGGATTGCTTTTTGCACTGGCCTTTGGTGGAAGCTTGAATGAAGCCATGGGAAGACCTTGAAAAACTTGGAGAGCATTTTCCAGGTGCAGAGTCAgcaagtgcaaaggtcctgagacCTGATGAAGGGTGGAAGGAAGCCTACTGGGGGCCGGAGCCAAGCAGACTGCTTGCCATGGTGGGCCGTGAGCCCTATGGACCAGCAATATAATGATTTCTTAGAAAACCAGacttccagctgggtgctggtggctcacgcctgtaaccctagttactcaggaggctgagatctgaggatcacaggtcctgggctttggacttagggcctgagcactgtccctggcttcttcccgctcaaggctagcactctgccacttgagccacagcgccgcttctggccgttttctgtatatgtggtgctggggaatcgaacctagggcctcgtgtatccgaggcaggcactcttgccactaggctatatccccagcccagaggatcacagttttaagccatcctgggctggaaaatccttgagatttatctccaataaactactcagaaaaagccagaagtggcactgtggctcaagtggtagagaggtagccttgcacaaaggaaactcagggacagtgcccaggtcctgagttcaagccttaggaccagcaaaaagaaagaaagaaagaaagaaaatcagacttCCAACTTCTAGACCTCTAGAAGCAGCACTGTTTGATTCTGGAAGACCTGGGGTTGGGGGctagggggaaggggggtatgaggtgCCAGGGGCTCCTTATGTGCCAGGTCAGCCCCGTGCAGGGTGCAGAGCTGGTGGTGTCTGCAGTGACGCCCCGGTGGTGGCCTGGGTAAGGAAGGACCAAGCagacaaaaggagagaaggaaggcagagacCTCCGCAGAGCGGGCTTGCATCGTGGCGGTACAGGGACTCACTGTAACACTGAGCGCATCAGAGAAGCCAGGAGCGGGGAGTGGGAATGGGCTTACAGTTTTTCTGCACCTGAGTGTAAGATCTTCTTTGGGATGCCTGTCCTGTCCTATTTGAGATTTGTGACACCGATAGTCTTGCACTTTCAGGTAAAGTCAGGGGTGAAGTTTTCCTGAGAATCAGGGTGTCCACAGGGGAGAGTAGTCACTGGGCCGTGGGAACAACATAGAGTTAtgaatgagaacaaagcagattcccaccGGCCTTCCTCAGGACTCTGCTCCAGCATGCAGAGGACAAGCTGGCCTTGGAGTCTCTTGTGGTTGTTGGGTGCTATGGCGGCCCCCTTGAGGTGACGAGGTGATGGCCGGATTGCTTGCATCCTCACTTGGTTGGGGAGCAGAAAGGCAGGTGACTGGGGGCAGAGAGGGAAAGCATGGCAGATGGACGCCAGCTTCTCCAGGTTCTGCTCTTCCAGTCAACTCCCCAAGGGAGAAACAATTATGGGGTGCAGCCCGGCCGGCATGAGACACCCCCACTCTCCCTGGAGTGTCACGTCCTTAGTGGTCTCATCTGTTGTGGTCACTGCAGATATGAGAGCAAACCGTACATGCCCGAGCACCCAGGGGTGGGCCTGGGTGGAGTGGGCGCCATCTTGGAGCAGCCATCTTGGTCTGCGTGACATCACCCCAGAAAGGAAGCCTTCTGCTAGCTACGAAGGAGGAGGAGCTGAGGGCAGGCCTGTATctttaacaaaatttttaaaaatatttattttggggctggggatatagcctagtggcaagagtgcctgcctcggatacatgaggccctaggtttgattccccagcaccacatatacagaaaatggccagaagcggcgctgtggctcaagtggcagagtgctagccttgagcaaaaagaagccagggacagtgcttaggccctgagtccaaggcccaggactggcaaaaaaaaaaaaaaaatttttattttgccagtcctggggcttgaactcagggcctgagcactgtccctggcttctttttgctcaaggctagcactctaccacttgagccacagcaccacttccggccttttctatatatgtggtgctgaggaattgaatccagggcttcatgtatacgagacaagcactctcccacagggccatatccccagccccaggcctggcgctgccggttcacatctataatcctagatctataatcctagccgctcaggaggttgaaatccaaGGCTTGTGGCTTAgagtcagtctgggcagagaaatctgtgagattcttatttccaataaccttCCAAGAGCCAGAACGTGAGGTGTGCCACAAGTAGTAGAGGAACGGCCATGAACAAGAGCCGAGAgcctcaggccccgagttcaagcttcagtactggcactaCAGAACAGGAAGTCAACAATAAGTGAAGATGTGgtgggctgggtgggtggggagctATGTCCTAAGGCCTGAGGTGGCCGTGACAGTCTTCTCTGGCCGCAGTTTGCTCAGGACACCTGGGGCTGAAAGACGGCAGCATCCCCGACGAGCAGATCACAGCCTCCAGCAGCTACAAGACACTGGGCCTGCGTGCCTTCGGCTGGTACCCCCTTCTACGGGCGGCTGGACCGGCAGGGCAAGTTCAACGCCTGGGCTGCCCAGGGCAACGACGCCGATGAGTGGCTGCAGGTGGGTGGTGCGGGAGTCGGCTGGGCTCAGGCTGGGCTTGGGGACATTGCCACCCCTCCCTGAAGAGCTTCCAGAAAAAGCCCTGGTTTCCAAGGCCGTCTCTTCCCACTTGCCTCacctgtatctgtgtgtgtgcgcgtgcatgggtgtgtgtgtgtgtgtgtgtgtgtgtgtgtgtgtgtgtgtgtgtgaagtcagggcctgggtgttgaacCTGAGCTtcattcactcaaggctagcactcttctacttgagccacagcgccacgtccagcttttggGTGACAGCTTGCTTGGAGGTAAGGCTCTCTTAGACTTCCCTGCttggcctggttttgaactgtggatcctcagatctccacctcctgtctagctaaggatgacaggtgtgtgagccgctggcacccggctacattttttaaaatgttttatttattgcttttacattttatttattgattaagataagtatttacttttctttgcagagctggagattgaacccaaatGTTGCAATTTCTAGAAAATACTGTGCCACCAAATTGCCCTTTTAGTCCCTGTGGGTTTTCTTTTggcggtgctggggtttgaactcatggcttcacacTTCTGGACAGGCACATAATCACTTGAGCTTCAccctcagctatttttttttctttagagtcTCACGATTTTTCCCATTCCACTCAGACTGCAGTCTTCCCTTTACACCCACATGATATAGGGGGTGATAGGTATGCGCCACCGTACCTGGCTTGtctgttgaaatggggtcttgttaactttttcttt
Proteins encoded in this region:
- the LOC125368083 gene encoding LOW QUALITY PROTEIN: lactadherin-like (The sequence of the model RefSeq protein was modified relative to this genomic sequence to represent the inferred CDS: deleted 1 base in 1 codon), giving the protein MPLGMEGGAIGDWQLSASSLHMGFVGLQRWGPELARLRRSGLVNAWTASNHDQKPWIQVNLLRKMRVTGVVTQGASRAGTPEYLKTFKVAYSLDGHKFQFIQDEEGSGDKEFEGNMDNNSPKINMFKTPLETQYVRLFPVDCRRGCTLRFELLGCELNVCSGHLGLKDGSIPDEQITASSSYKTLGLRAFGWTPFYGRLDRQGKFNAWAAQGNDADEWLQVDLGSQRQVTGIITQGARDFGYIQYVAAYKVAYSDNGKTWTEYREAGATESKIFLGNSDNYSHKKNMFEKPFMARYVRVLPVAWHNRITLRLELLGC